One window of the Clostridium sp. MB40-C1 genome contains the following:
- a CDS encoding type I phosphomannose isomerase catalytic subunit, translating into MYPIRFENLYYEKIWGGRDFQEFRNNLPKGNIGESWDIACHKNGISIVANGNLKGKRFDEIIKEFGHSLVGTEVSIEKFPLLVKLINAKQDLSVQVHPGDKYAKKYENEYGKTEAWYVIEAKPGAKLVLGTKNCSKEQFEEAIKEEKSEEYLNTIEVKKGDCFLINSGLVHAIGEGLIIAEIQQNSDVTYRVYDYGRGREVHVQKSLDVINFHLKSINCSKNKVEKFNGFSRVVLCENEYFRMEKYSIRKKLNDNSNVKKFFIITCVEGNGKILVNNLEEKIQKGDSYLIPATLGEYFIEGELEIIKSYSN; encoded by the coding sequence TTGTATCCAATTAGATTTGAAAATTTATATTATGAGAAGATTTGGGGGGGAAGAGATTTTCAAGAATTTAGAAATAACTTACCAAAGGGAAATATAGGAGAAAGTTGGGACATAGCATGTCATAAAAATGGAATTAGTATTGTAGCTAATGGAAATCTAAAAGGAAAACGTTTTGATGAAATTATTAAAGAGTTTGGACACTCTTTAGTTGGCACAGAAGTAAGCATAGAAAAATTTCCTTTATTAGTTAAATTAATAAATGCAAAACAAGATCTATCTGTTCAGGTTCATCCAGGAGATAAATATGCTAAAAAATATGAAAATGAATATGGAAAAACAGAGGCATGGTACGTAATAGAAGCAAAACCAGGTGCAAAATTGGTTCTTGGAACTAAAAACTGTTCTAAAGAGCAATTTGAAGAGGCTATTAAGGAAGAAAAGAGTGAGGAATATTTAAATACTATCGAAGTTAAAAAGGGAGATTGTTTTCTTATAAACAGTGGATTAGTACATGCTATAGGAGAAGGTTTAATAATTGCAGAAATACAACAAAATTCAGATGTTACTTATAGAGTGTATGACTATGGACGAGGAAGAGAAGTTCATGTTCAAAAATCACTAGATGTAATAAATTTTCATCTTAAATCAATAAATTGCTCTAAAAATAAGGTAGAAAAATTCAACGGATTTTCTAGAGTGGTATTATGTGAGAATGAGTATTTTCGAATGGAAAAGTATAGTATAAGAAAAAAATTAAATGATAATAGCAATGTAAAAAAATTTTTTATTATAACTTGTGTTGAAGGTAATGGCAAAATTTTAGTAAATAATTTAGAAGAGAAGATACAAAAAGGTGATAGTTATTTGATTCCAGCTACTTTAGGTGAATATTTTATAGAAGGTGAACTTGAAATTATTAAAAGTTATTCAAATTAG
- a CDS encoding PTS sugar transporter subunit IIA, with the protein MSKLFDVKYMDLNLETTEKFSVIKHLANLMNERLVDVDRYVEDVKAREGISTTGIGDGVAIPHAKSTWVKEPTVVIGKSSKGIEWKSLDDEPVRIVFLIAVPEGEGNEHLKILQVLAVSLMDDEFKEKIQNATDKKLIEELLIERTNS; encoded by the coding sequence ATGAGTAAATTATTTGATGTAAAATATATGGATTTAAATTTAGAAACAACTGAGAAGTTTAGTGTGATAAAACATCTAGCTAATTTAATGAATGAAAGGCTAGTAGATGTAGATAGATATGTAGAAGATGTTAAAGCAAGAGAAGGAATATCAACAACAGGAATAGGAGATGGAGTAGCAATACCACATGCAAAATCAACTTGGGTCAAAGAACCGACAGTTGTTATAGGAAAAAGTTCTAAGGGAATAGAGTGGAAAAGTTTAGATGATGAGCCTGTAAGGATAGTATTTTTAATAGCTGTACCAGAAGGAGAAGGAAATGAACATCTTAAGATTCTTCAAGTGTTAGCTGTGAGTTTAATGGATGATGAATTTAAAGAAAAGATACAAAATGCAACAGACAAGAAGTTAATAGAAGAATTATTAATTGAAAGAACAAATAGTTAA
- a CDS encoding lipid II flippase Amj family protein, with protein sequence MSTQVLIVLILTFIIYIISTLAYSVRIVAVRTGRIAISFAVFNIFALISRTANSIQAPLMAKTIESTIKTGNPQSLLFVFRWILFSTTVATIIGSLLMPTFIKVFGKAVETFSIYRSIPKLLIHGFSKAGIEQFKSSITKPKKENLAQLKSLKMIPKKIILLNTVAFAISTVGILSSLYAGCLNPELRTTCSTLSSVINGFSTILMFIFIDPFISMLTDDVIKGECTQLQFDRCIIFIVGGLIIGTMLAQLLLVPAAEAISYIAKLI encoded by the coding sequence ATGTCTACGCAAGTGTTAATCGTTTTAATTCTTACATTTATCATATATATAATTTCAACGCTAGCTTATTCTGTAAGAATTGTTGCAGTAAGAACAGGAAGAATAGCAATATCTTTTGCGGTATTCAATATATTTGCATTAATTTCTAGAACTGCGAACAGTATTCAAGCACCACTAATGGCTAAGACTATTGAAAGTACTATAAAAACAGGGAATCCTCAAAGTTTACTATTTGTTTTTAGATGGATATTATTTTCTACAACAGTAGCAACAATTATTGGTTCACTATTAATGCCAACATTTATAAAAGTTTTTGGAAAGGCTGTAGAAACATTTAGTATTTATCGTTCTATACCTAAATTATTAATACATGGATTCTCTAAGGCAGGAATAGAGCAGTTCAAAAGTAGTATTACAAAACCCAAAAAAGAAAATTTGGCACAATTAAAAAGTTTGAAGATGATACCTAAGAAAATTATTTTACTTAATACAGTAGCATTTGCAATATCAACTGTTGGTATTTTGTCATCATTATACGCAGGGTGTTTAAATCCAGAATTAAGAACAACATGTAGCACTTTATCATCTGTCATAAATGGCTTTTCAACAATACTTATGTTCATATTTATAGATCCATTTATATCAATGCTAACAGATGATGTAATAAAAGGGGAATGCACTCAATTACAATTTGATAGATGTATAATTTTTATTGTTGGAGGACTAATAATAGGCACTATGTTAGCCCAGCTTTTATTAGTTCCAGCAGCTGAAGCAATATCCTATATAGCTAAACTGATTTAG
- a CDS encoding glycosyl hydrolase family 18 protein → MIKNQLMKLVAGFMAATFSLSLFTTKVQAKNIADKNTRNEVKEIVSKDLKRKLIGYFPEWAYKSEAQGYFNVTDLQWDSLTHIQYSFAMVDPSTNKIKLGDNHAALEEDFKNYDLSYKGKKIELDSNLPYKGHFNLLQTMKKQYPNVNLLISVGGWAGSRGFYTMIDTDEGINTFADSCVDFIRKYNFDGVDIDFEYPSSTSQSGNPADFDLSEPRRAKLNERYNIFMKTLREKIDIASKKDNKDYLLSAAVTASPWVLGGVKDNTYAKYLDFLSVMSYDYHGGWNEYVENLAGIYPDPADRETATQIMPTLCMDWAYRYYRGVLPPEKILMGIPYYTRGWENVQGGKNGLHGSSKTPATGKYNIWGDDLDNDGNLDPAGANPLWHVLNLMEKDPNLKVYWDDVEKVPYVWQNQEKVFLSFENEKSIDERLAYIKNKNLGGALIWVMNGDYGLNPNYVEGSSDINKGKYTFGDTLTKRLSNGLTNMGSCNKTPDDSNNSLEPLNVSVNFEGSYDHPNYTYSIKVTNYTDKEIKGGWEISFDLPKSALYKSSWGGQYTLKDNGDFTTVTIKSGNWQNISPGATVTIQGMIGLCFSDVRNITFNGMNPVGDKKITQQK, encoded by the coding sequence ATGATAAAAAATCAATTAATGAAATTAGTAGCAGGTTTTATGGCAGCTACATTCTCATTATCTCTTTTTACAACAAAGGTACAAGCAAAGAATATTGCAGATAAAAATACTAGAAATGAAGTTAAAGAAATCGTTAGCAAGGATTTAAAAAGAAAATTAATTGGATATTTTCCAGAATGGGCATATAAGAGCGAGGCTCAAGGGTATTTTAATGTAACCGATTTACAATGGGACTCTTTAACTCATATTCAATATTCATTTGCAATGGTGGATCCATCTACAAATAAAATCAAATTAGGGGACAACCATGCAGCATTAGAAGAAGATTTTAAAAATTATGATTTGTCATATAAAGGGAAAAAGATAGAGTTAGATTCTAATCTTCCATACAAAGGACATTTTAATTTACTACAAACTATGAAAAAACAATATCCTAATGTTAATTTACTTATATCGGTAGGTGGATGGGCTGGAAGTAGAGGGTTTTATACAATGATAGACACAGATGAAGGAATTAATACATTTGCAGATTCTTGTGTTGATTTTATAAGAAAGTATAATTTTGATGGTGTTGATATTGATTTTGAATATCCATCTTCAACAAGTCAGTCAGGAAATCCAGCAGACTTTGATTTGTCCGAGCCTAGAAGAGCTAAATTGAATGAAAGATATAATATATTCATGAAAACATTGAGAGAAAAAATAGATATAGCTTCTAAGAAGGATAATAAAGACTATCTATTATCAGCTGCGGTTACAGCATCACCTTGGGTACTTGGTGGGGTTAAAGACAACACATATGCTAAATATTTAGATTTTTTAAGTGTTATGTCCTATGACTATCATGGTGGATGGAATGAATATGTGGAAAATTTAGCAGGGATCTATCCAGATCCAGCAGACAGGGAAACTGCTACTCAAATTATGCCAACACTTTGTATGGATTGGGCTTATAGATATTACAGAGGTGTTTTACCACCTGAAAAAATATTAATGGGCATACCATACTATACTAGAGGATGGGAGAATGTACAGGGAGGTAAAAATGGACTTCATGGATCAAGCAAAACTCCTGCAACTGGTAAATATAATATTTGGGGAGATGATTTAGACAATGATGGGAATTTGGATCCAGCAGGGGCTAATCCATTATGGCATGTATTAAACCTTATGGAAAAAGACCCTAATTTAAAAGTATATTGGGATGATGTAGAGAAGGTTCCATATGTCTGGCAAAATCAAGAAAAGGTTTTCCTATCTTTTGAAAATGAAAAGTCTATTGATGAAAGATTAGCATATATCAAAAATAAAAATCTTGGTGGAGCTTTGATTTGGGTTATGAATGGTGATTATGGATTAAATCCTAACTACGTTGAAGGTTCAAGTGATATAAATAAGGGGAAATATACATTTGGAGATACTTTAACTAAGAGATTAAGTAATGGTTTAACTAATATGGGGTCATGTAATAAAACACCGGATGATTCTAATAATTCTTTAGAGCCTCTAAATGTTTCGGTAAATTTTGAGGGTAGTTATGATCACCCAAATTATACTTATAGTATAAAGGTTACAAATTATACAGATAAAGAAATCAAAGGCGGTTGGGAAATATCCTTTGACTTACCAAAATCAGCATTATATAAATCTTCTTGGGGAGGACAGTATACTTTAAAAGATAATGGAGATTTTACAACAGTTACAATAAAATCTGGTAACTGGCAGAATATTAGTCCTGGTGCTACTGTTACAATTCAAGGAATGATAGGACTATGTTTTTCAGATGTTAGGAATATCACATTTAACGGAATGAATCCTGTAGGAGACAAAAAAATCACACAACAAAAATAA
- a CDS encoding cyclopropane-fatty-acyl-phospholipid synthase family protein, whose protein sequence is MEKLFLKKFLKSIFSDTFEVQFWDETTEKFGEGDIKFKILINERLSKSDILKDPFLTFGEAYMNNAIDFEGNIQQIIESIYRNKDSFLHKASIFAKLYKITPHSIKDSKEDIQYHYDLGNDFYKLWLDETMSYSCSYFKSPEDSLYQAQLNKVAYILKKLNLHPGQRLLDIGCGWGELIIDAAKKYGVKALGITLSNEQFNKVNERIKENNLENQVEVRLMDYRELLKTGEKFHRIVSVGMIEHVGRKNIPIYMNNVSELLEQNGISLLHCITAQVEGEANEWIKRYIFPGGYIPSIRELVYNMAENDLHLVDLESLRLHYCKTLECWAKNFENCLDEVRKMGFDDKFIRMWRLYLNSCAASFHYGVVDLHQFLFTKGLNNEIPITRDYLYK, encoded by the coding sequence ATGGAAAAATTATTTTTGAAAAAATTTTTAAAGAGTATATTCTCAGATACCTTTGAAGTACAATTCTGGGATGAAACTACTGAAAAATTTGGTGAAGGAGACATAAAATTTAAGATACTAATAAATGAACGTTTATCCAAAAGCGATATTTTAAAAGATCCATTTTTAACTTTTGGTGAAGCATATATGAATAATGCTATAGACTTTGAAGGTAACATTCAACAAATTATAGAGTCTATATATAGAAATAAGGATAGCTTTCTACACAAAGCTTCTATATTTGCAAAATTATATAAAATTACTCCCCACTCTATAAAAGACAGTAAAGAAGATATACAATATCACTATGATTTAGGTAATGATTTCTATAAATTATGGCTAGATGAAACTATGAGCTATTCTTGCTCTTACTTTAAATCACCTGAGGACTCATTATATCAAGCTCAACTGAATAAAGTTGCTTATATTTTAAAAAAGTTAAATTTACATCCAGGACAAAGGTTATTAGATATAGGTTGTGGATGGGGAGAACTTATAATAGATGCTGCGAAAAAATATGGAGTTAAAGCACTTGGAATAACTTTAAGTAATGAACAATTTAATAAAGTAAATGAACGAATAAAAGAAAACAATCTTGAAAATCAAGTAGAAGTTAGATTGATGGATTATAGAGAATTATTAAAAACAGGAGAAAAATTTCATAGAATTGTCAGTGTAGGTATGATAGAACATGTTGGTCGAAAAAATATACCTATTTATATGAACAATGTAAGTGAGTTATTAGAACAAAATGGAATTTCTTTGCTCCATTGTATAACAGCTCAAGTAGAAGGAGAAGCTAATGAATGGATTAAAAGATACATATTTCCTGGTGGATATATACCATCTATAAGGGAGTTAGTTTATAATATGGCAGAAAATGATTTACATTTAGTAGATTTAGAAAGCTTACGTCTACATTATTGTAAAACCCTAGAATGTTGGGCTAAAAACTTTGAAAATTGCTTAGATGAAGTTAGAAAAATGGGATTTGATGATAAATTCATTAGGATGTGGAGATTATATCTAAATTCTTGCGCTGCTTCATTCCACTATGGAGTAGTAGATTTACATCAATTCTTATTTACAAAAGGACTAAATAATGAAATACCTATAACAAGAGACTACTTGTATAAATAA
- a CDS encoding M15 family metallopeptidase, with the protein MRKTLSILLISVALVSTISCSREFTAAHNIKLNATQTNESNIKDSKECPQLTTEENTYNTSEDSSEVNSSKTLSTLGTLLVNRSHRLKNSYTPQSLRIPNIKFISYANSRVKKMHTTAADALENLFNAAKENGITLLGVSGYRDYSYQKRNYDKRVLSSSKEEADKYVAQPNASEHRTGLAIDILSDEYRFLDEGFEKTEAYNWLESNCYKYGFILRYPKGKENITGYNYEPWHIRYVGISEATEISQRHITLEEYLNKVK; encoded by the coding sequence ATGAGAAAAACATTAAGTATTTTGTTAATAAGCGTAGCCTTAGTTTCTACAATAAGTTGTAGTAGAGAATTTACGGCTGCTCATAACATTAAACTAAATGCTACACAAACTAATGAATCAAACATAAAGGATTCCAAAGAATGTCCACAGTTAACTACTGAAGAGAATACTTATAATACTTCTGAAGATTCTTCAGAAGTTAATTCTTCTAAAACTCTCTCAACATTAGGTACTCTCTTAGTAAATCGAAGCCATAGATTAAAAAATAGCTATACCCCTCAATCATTAAGAATACCAAATATAAAATTTATTTCTTATGCTAATTCAAGGGTAAAAAAAATGCATACTACTGCAGCTGATGCATTGGAAAATTTATTTAATGCTGCAAAAGAAAATGGTATAACTCTTCTTGGTGTATCTGGCTATAGAGATTATTCTTATCAGAAAAGAAATTACGATAAAAGGGTACTTTCTTCAAGCAAAGAAGAAGCAGATAAATATGTTGCTCAGCCTAATGCAAGTGAACATAGGACAGGGCTAGCGATAGATATACTATCAGATGAATATAGATTTTTAGATGAAGGGTTTGAAAAAACTGAAGCTTATAATTGGCTCGAAAGTAATTGCTATAAATACGGTTTTATCCTTAGGTATCCAAAAGGTAAGGAAAATATCACTGGCTACAATTATGAACCTTGGCATATAAGATATGTAGGAATTTCAGAAGCTACGGAAATATCACAAAGACATATTACATTAGAAGAATATCTAAATAAAGTGAAATAA
- a CDS encoding BglG family transcription antiterminator: protein MIGNFRLQKILEVFLETNKVVTGKQLCTMLGVSSRTIRSDIKELNDILENKGAIISSKKSIGYKIEIFDEERFNKFLKTIDRNENDSDTEVRAEYVIIRLLINELKGIEGITQIELADELYVSISSIKNDIKLAKNILLKFELDIEKIGNKGLKISGDEECIRCCINRYMFSNNDLLKDTLNSLFKEIVCDKNELFVDEIVKQNISKFKLRFSDIAYRDIISYIKIILIRNYENKTINYDKDTIEKLKNEPKFKMAQSISDDIEKIVGTKILENEVLYLTKHIVASSSIGINKDIEISTLEKQNKILIEILSSINNIFNIDFTKDNILINFLGSHLKASINRAKYGIKIENSMLSLIKNNYPFALEFAVLANSIIKREEGFNLTEDDIGFIALHFAAALERIKYKNKTAIKNAIIVCTTGVGTSLLLKVRLKSYFKDRLNIVDTIPWYEFNDNVLSKVDLIISTIPLESKCDKVIHIKRLLDNEEIKLLEDKLYNNHPNKNGLVTKFNEKLFFVDVEVSDRDSLLNFMTNKLIKNNYINENVKRDIFKREKLAATEIGNLVAIPHAMHKDIEEFFVSVAILKKPIDWDKEKVQLVLLIGMANSYNQNWKLYLEQLYKNIIDLEVVQKMIKVHTFEDLKKIISKF from the coding sequence ATGATAGGTAATTTCAGGTTACAAAAAATTCTAGAAGTATTTTTAGAAACTAATAAGGTAGTTACAGGTAAACAATTATGTACTATGTTGGGAGTTTCATCTAGAACTATTAGAAGTGATATAAAAGAGTTAAATGATATATTAGAAAATAAAGGGGCCATAATATCTTCGAAAAAGTCAATAGGATATAAAATAGAAATTTTTGATGAAGAAAGATTTAACAAATTTTTAAAAACTATTGATAGAAATGAAAATGATAGTGATACAGAAGTTCGAGCGGAGTATGTAATAATAAGACTATTAATAAATGAGTTAAAAGGTATAGAGGGAATTACCCAAATAGAATTAGCAGATGAATTATATGTAAGTATATCATCAATAAAAAATGATATAAAGTTAGCTAAAAATATATTGCTGAAATTTGAATTAGATATTGAAAAAATAGGTAATAAAGGATTGAAAATTAGTGGAGATGAAGAATGTATAAGGTGTTGTATAAATAGGTATATGTTTTCTAATAATGATTTGTTAAAGGATACTTTGAATTCATTATTTAAAGAGATTGTATGTGATAAAAATGAGTTATTTGTTGATGAAATAGTAAAACAGAACATATCTAAGTTTAAACTTAGATTTTCTGATATAGCTTATAGAGATATTATATCTTATATAAAGATAATATTGATAAGAAATTATGAGAATAAAACAATTAATTATGATAAAGACACAATAGAAAAATTAAAAAATGAACCTAAATTTAAAATGGCACAAAGTATTTCTGATGATATAGAAAAAATAGTTGGAACTAAAATATTAGAAAATGAGGTTTTATATCTTACTAAGCATATTGTAGCAAGTAGTTCTATTGGGATTAATAAAGATATTGAAATAAGTACTTTAGAAAAACAAAATAAAATTTTAATAGAAATACTATCTTCTATTAATAATATATTCAATATAGATTTTACTAAAGATAATATACTCATAAATTTTTTAGGATCACATCTTAAAGCTTCCATTAATAGAGCTAAATATGGAATTAAAATAGAAAATTCAATGTTAAGTTTAATAAAAAACAACTATCCATTTGCTTTAGAGTTTGCTGTATTAGCAAATAGTATTATTAAACGTGAAGAAGGTTTTAATTTAACAGAAGACGATATTGGCTTTATAGCATTACATTTTGCAGCAGCTCTTGAGAGAATAAAGTATAAAAATAAGACTGCTATTAAAAATGCAATAATAGTTTGTACCACAGGAGTTGGAACTTCGTTGCTACTTAAAGTTAGGTTAAAGTCATATTTTAAAGATAGATTAAACATAGTGGATACTATTCCATGGTATGAATTTAATGATAATGTACTAAGCAAGGTAGATTTAATAATATCTACTATTCCTTTGGAAAGTAAATGTGATAAAGTAATTCATATTAAAAGATTATTAGATAATGAGGAAATAAAATTGCTAGAAGATAAATTATATAATAACCATCCAAATAAAAATGGACTTGTTACAAAATTTAATGAAAAATTATTTTTTGTTGATGTTGAGGTTAGTGACCGTGACAGCTTATTGAATTTTATGACAAATAAGTTAATTAAGAATAATTATATTAATGAAAACGTAAAGAGAGATATATTTAAACGTGAGAAATTAGCTGCTACAGAAATAGGCAATTTAGTAGCTATACCACATGCTATGCATAAAGATATTGAAGAATTTTTTGTATCAGTAGCAATATTAAAAAAGCCCATAGATTGGGATAAAGAGAAAGTGCAATTAGTTTTGCTTATAGGTATGGCTAATAGTTATAATCAGAATTGGAAGTTATATTTAGAGCAGTTATATAAAAATATTATAGATTTAGAAGTGGTACAAAAAATGATAAAAGTCCATACTTTTGAAGATTTAAAGAAGATAATTAGCAAGTTTTAA
- a CDS encoding ABC transporter permease encodes MEVATGVLVQSLILSIMVLGVYISYKILDFPDLSADGSFTLGAAIIVMMLKNGVSPIVASLFALLGGAIAGLLTGILHVKLKISNLLSGILVMGILYSLNLKIMGKANIPIFSEKNIFYNLNPLIITFIFVFLVKVLIDIFLKTGLGYTLKGVGDNIQMIKSLGIEVGRIKILGLMISNGLIALSGSMMAQYQGFSDISMGIGTLVLGIASIIVGTSIIKKKTLIKETTLVIIGTLIYQITIYFAMNIGFTPSDLKMITSLVIIIFLAVSEVKNHEEKKYGRWIINAKNSKLIKKLS; translated from the coding sequence ATGGAAGTAGCAACAGGTGTATTAGTACAAAGCTTAATCTTATCAATTATGGTGTTAGGGGTGTATATAAGTTATAAAATTTTAGATTTCCCAGATTTATCTGCAGATGGAAGTTTTACTTTAGGAGCAGCAATAATAGTTATGATGTTAAAGAATGGGGTATCTCCTATTGTAGCCAGTTTATTTGCTTTGTTAGGTGGAGCAATAGCAGGTTTATTAACAGGAATACTTCATGTAAAGCTTAAAATATCAAATTTACTTTCTGGAATTTTAGTAATGGGAATTTTATATTCATTAAATTTAAAAATTATGGGAAAGGCTAACATTCCTATTTTTAGTGAAAAAAATATATTTTATAATCTTAACCCTTTAATAATAACTTTCATATTTGTTTTTTTAGTTAAAGTTCTAATTGATATATTTTTAAAAACAGGATTGGGATATACGCTAAAAGGTGTTGGAGATAATATTCAGATGATTAAATCTTTAGGAATAGAAGTGGGGAGAATCAAAATATTAGGACTTATGATATCTAATGGACTTATAGCACTTTCAGGAAGTATGATGGCACAATATCAGGGCTTTTCGGATATTTCTATGGGTATTGGTACACTAGTTTTAGGAATAGCATCAATAATTGTGGGAACATCAATAATTAAAAAGAAAACACTGATTAAGGAAACAACCCTTGTAATAATAGGTACATTGATTTATCAAATTACCATATACTTCGCTATGAATATAGGATTCACTCCGAGTGACTTGAAGATGATAACATCTTTAGTAATCATTATATTCCTAGCTGTTAGTGAAGTTAAAAATCATGAAGAAAAAAAATATGGGAGGTGGATTATAAATGCTAAAAATTCAAAACTTATCAAAAAGCTTTCATAA
- a CDS encoding PTS fructose transporter subunit IIC has product MKLLAVTSCPVGIAHTYIAAEKLNKMAQKMGVEIKVETQGSTGAENVITEKDIREADGIIIAADKAVSLERFEGMAMIECPIAKAIKEPDALIQMFLDGKVEKKKVKTMKSVDEAKKELKAKQPGFYKHLMGGVSYMIPVVVVAGLLIAIALAFGGQPTKSGLVIPDDSFWKKVEMIGGAGFTFMVPILSGFIAYSIADRPGLAPGLIGGYIASNGSFYGSEANAGFLGGIVTGFLAGYVTKALKSVKVPNMIKPIMPIIIIPIISTLITGLAFILILGGPITGIFEGLTKFLAGLSGASSIVLATILGAMIAFDMGGPVNKTAFLFGVSMITAGNPEIMGPIAAAVAIPPIGMGIATFIGKKYYSEDEADAGKAAFAMGLCGITEGAIPFASIDPIRVIPSLIVGSVVGANIAVLGKVADRVPHGGPIVALMGGIDGIVMFLIAVIVGSIITALMVNALKGIKMKKNKTA; this is encoded by the coding sequence ATGAAATTATTAGCAGTAACATCATGTCCAGTTGGGATTGCTCATACTTATATAGCAGCAGAAAAGTTAAATAAAATGGCACAAAAAATGGGAGTAGAAATCAAGGTTGAAACTCAAGGATCAACTGGAGCAGAAAATGTAATAACAGAGAAAGATATTAGAGAAGCAGATGGTATAATTATTGCAGCAGATAAGGCGGTTAGTTTAGAAAGATTTGAAGGAATGGCAATGATAGAGTGTCCAATAGCTAAAGCCATAAAAGAACCAGATGCTTTAATTCAAATGTTCTTAGATGGAAAAGTAGAAAAGAAAAAAGTAAAAACTATGAAGAGTGTTGATGAAGCTAAAAAAGAATTAAAAGCTAAACAACCTGGTTTCTATAAACACCTAATGGGTGGAGTTTCATATATGATTCCAGTTGTAGTTGTTGCAGGGTTACTGATAGCAATAGCATTAGCATTTGGAGGACAGCCAACTAAATCAGGACTTGTAATACCAGATGATTCATTCTGGAAGAAGGTAGAAATGATTGGTGGAGCAGGATTTACATTTATGGTGCCAATACTTTCAGGCTTTATTGCTTATTCAATAGCTGATAGACCAGGTTTAGCGCCAGGATTAATTGGTGGATATATAGCGTCAAATGGTTCTTTCTATGGATCAGAAGCAAATGCTGGATTTTTAGGTGGTATAGTAACAGGTTTCCTAGCAGGATATGTAACTAAAGCATTAAAATCAGTTAAAGTTCCAAATATGATCAAACCAATAATGCCAATAATTATAATACCTATAATCTCAACATTAATAACAGGATTAGCATTTATATTAATTTTAGGAGGACCAATAACTGGAATATTTGAAGGATTAACTAAATTTTTAGCTGGGTTATCAGGAGCGAGTTCAATAGTATTAGCTACTATATTAGGCGCTATGATTGCATTTGATATGGGTGGTCCAGTAAACAAAACAGCATTTTTATTTGGAGTTTCAATGATAACTGCAGGTAATCCAGAAATAATGGGACCAATAGCAGCAGCAGTAGCAATTCCACCAATAGGAATGGGTATTGCAACATTCATAGGGAAAAAATATTATAGTGAAGATGAAGCTGATGCAGGTAAAGCAGCATTTGCAATGGGGCTTTGTGGAATAACAGAAGGAGCAATTCCTTTTGCATCGATAGATCCTATAAGAGTTATACCTTCATTAATAGTAGGTTCAGTAGTTGGGGCTAATATCGCTGTATTAGGTAAAGTAGCAGATAGAGTTCCTCATGGAGGACCAATAGTTGCTTTGATGGGTGGTATTGATGGTATAGTAATGTTCTTAATTGCAGTAATAGTAGGATCAATAATAACAGCTTTAATGGTTAATGCTTTAAAAGGAATAAAAATGAAGAAAAATAAAACAGCTTAA